In Zunongwangia profunda SM-A87, the following proteins share a genomic window:
- a CDS encoding GYDIA family GHMP kinase — protein sequence MRFYSPGKLLITAEYAVLDGAQALCLPTKKGQCLNVEENNLGIINWISKDEHGEVWFQDQFKKDSTGIKSTFHHKNSADDAAISKRCIQILNAAEQLSGQDLFAKGFNIQTALEFKRKWGLGTSSTLINNISQWLKINPYILLNKTFGGSGYDIACAQAHSPITYERKNDTQVSLKAGFDPVFSDHIYFVYLNQKQNSREGIAHYRTNAVDDRQILIEKVSNITQQLIKCDQLAEFELLINIHENVISKALNLPKVKTKTFPDYNGSIKSLGAWGGDFIMVTGKKDPTPYFKEKGFEVVIPYREMIL from the coding sequence ATGAGATTTTACAGTCCCGGCAAACTTTTAATTACAGCAGAATATGCTGTTTTAGATGGCGCACAGGCCTTATGTCTTCCCACAAAAAAAGGGCAGTGTTTGAATGTTGAAGAAAATAATCTGGGAATCATCAACTGGATCAGTAAAGATGAACATGGTGAAGTCTGGTTTCAGGATCAATTTAAGAAAGATTCTACAGGAATAAAGTCGACTTTCCATCATAAAAATTCAGCTGACGATGCTGCAATATCAAAACGCTGTATTCAAATTTTAAATGCTGCTGAACAATTATCAGGACAGGACCTCTTTGCTAAGGGTTTTAATATCCAAACAGCCTTAGAATTTAAGCGGAAATGGGGATTAGGCACTTCTTCCACTTTAATCAATAACATCTCACAGTGGCTAAAAATTAATCCTTATATTTTATTGAATAAAACTTTTGGAGGAAGTGGTTACGATATTGCTTGTGCCCAAGCCCATAGTCCTATAACCTACGAACGTAAAAACGATACTCAAGTATCTTTAAAAGCAGGTTTTGATCCGGTTTTTTCAGATCATATTTACTTTGTTTATCTAAACCAGAAACAAAACAGTAGAGAAGGTATAGCGCACTACAGAACGAATGCCGTGGATGACCGACAAATTTTAATTGAAAAAGTATCCAATATAACTCAACAGCTCATTAAATGTGATCAATTAGCTGAATTTGAATTATTGATAAACATCCACGAAAACGTAATCTCGAAAGCATTAAACCTACCTAAAGTAAAAACCAAAACTTTTCCTGATTATAATGGAAGCATTAAAAGTCTTGGTGCATGGGGCGGTGATTTTATAATGGTAACCGGTAAAAAAGACCCCACTCCTTATTTTAAAGAAAAAGGATTTGAAGTGGTGATCCCTTACCGGGAAATGATTTTGTAA
- a CDS encoding hydroxymethylglutaryl-CoA reductase, degradative, whose translation MKEPISGFSKLTKEEKINWLTKTYLNDDPKAVDILKQYWNKNEKLQQLHEEFTENTISNYYLPFGIAPNFLINDELFAIPMAIEESSVIAAASKAAKFWRSRGGFKTEVIDTVKVGQVHFIYEGSEEKLELFFNHLEPKLRAAAIPITKNMEKRGGGIKSIELRDRTTEIDNYYQLHCSFETVDSMGANFINSCLEKFAEVLEKEVAVWEGFNEKERHIEVVMSILSNYVPECVVRAEVCCPLDDLSDEPNLSGEQFAQKFLRAVKIAETEPFRAVTHNKGIMNGIDAVVLATGNDFRAIEAGVHAYAAKDGQYSSLTHARVENGIFKFWIEVPLALGTVGGLTSLHPLVKLAIEVLGHPNARKLMEIVAVAGLAQNFAAIKSLITTGIQKGHMKMHLMNILNQHHATLDEKEKLIEYYKTNIVSHSDVAVQLEKLRQ comes from the coding sequence ATGAAGGAACCAATTTCTGGCTTTTCAAAGCTAACAAAGGAAGAAAAGATTAACTGGTTAACAAAAACCTATCTGAATGACGATCCTAAAGCTGTAGATATTTTAAAACAGTATTGGAACAAAAACGAAAAGCTACAACAATTACACGAGGAATTTACCGAAAATACGATATCTAATTACTATTTACCTTTTGGTATAGCACCTAATTTTTTAATCAACGACGAGCTTTTTGCGATTCCAATGGCTATTGAAGAAAGCTCTGTTATCGCCGCAGCCAGCAAAGCGGCTAAATTTTGGAGAAGCCGAGGTGGATTTAAGACTGAGGTTATCGACACCGTAAAAGTTGGACAGGTACATTTTATTTACGAGGGAAGCGAAGAAAAATTAGAACTGTTTTTTAATCATTTAGAACCTAAACTTAGAGCCGCGGCTATACCTATTACCAAAAATATGGAAAAGCGTGGCGGCGGAATTAAAAGTATCGAACTGAGGGACCGTACTACTGAAATAGACAATTACTATCAATTACATTGTAGTTTCGAGACCGTAGATAGCATGGGTGCTAATTTTATAAATAGTTGCCTTGAAAAGTTTGCCGAAGTTCTTGAAAAGGAAGTTGCGGTTTGGGAAGGCTTTAATGAGAAAGAGCGTCATATAGAAGTTGTTATGAGTATTCTATCTAATTATGTTCCTGAGTGTGTGGTTAGAGCTGAAGTTTGCTGCCCGCTTGATGATCTCTCTGATGAACCCAATTTAAGCGGCGAACAATTCGCTCAAAAATTTTTAAGAGCGGTTAAAATTGCCGAAACCGAACCTTTTAGAGCTGTTACCCATAATAAGGGAATCATGAATGGAATAGACGCTGTCGTGCTTGCTACAGGAAATGATTTTAGAGCCATAGAGGCGGGCGTGCATGCCTATGCGGCGAAAGATGGACAATACTCCAGCTTAACGCACGCCAGAGTTGAGAACGGAATTTTTAAATTTTGGATAGAAGTTCCTTTAGCTCTGGGTACTGTTGGCGGCCTAACCAGCCTTCATCCATTAGTAAAACTGGCCATAGAAGTGCTTGGCCATCCTAATGCCAGAAAATTAATGGAAATTGTGGCCGTTGCCGGATTAGCTCAAAATTTCGCAGCCATAAAATCACTGATCACCACCGGTATCCAAAAAGGGCATATGAAAATGCATTTAATGAATATTCTTAATCAGCATCATGCAACTTTGGATGAAAAAGAAAAATTAATCGAATATTATAAAACCAATATTGTGTCGCATAGCGATGTTGCTGTGCAACTTGAAAAACTTAGACAATGA
- a CDS encoding S9 family peptidase, with protein MRFSKILVLLMMMAASVATSQKKNITLEEIWSGKFSQQHLQSLQSLNNGVEYVVLDHDPDSGNSSVDVYSYKTGKKTRTLVDTKNLEGLKSFQNFSLSQDESKMLLATDPQPIYRRSSKSIFYIFDINSKKLTKLSDKKIQEPTFSPDNSKIAYVFNNNIYVYDVVENSEKQITKDGKINSIINGVTDWVYEEELGFVKAFEWNNKGDRIAFLRFDESKVPEFSMDIFGSDLYPDQQVFKYPKAGEANSDVSLHMYDVATEATQEIDLGDYSDFYIPRIKWTNKDYILSAQVLNRHQDQLDLIFVNAEDHSTKVVLTEKDEAYVDVTDNLTFLEDNSFIWTSERDGYNHIYLYAENGKLKNQVTKGNWEVTNYYGYDKESNRLFYQSTENGSVNRDVYSIKTNGKGKKRLTEKTGTNNADFSTDFTYFINAFTNVETPMEYTLHLAKNGKLVREIKNNDELLEVEKPYHFSPKELSTLPVNGNELNMWIIKPSDFDESKKYPLLMFQYSGPGSQSVSNSYFNTNDYWYQLLANQGYIIACVDGRGTGFKGAEFKKVTQNELGKYELEDQIAAAKKLGELDYIDADRIGIWGWSFGGFMASNAILKGNDIFTMAIAVAPVTSWRFYDTIYTERFMTTPQENASGYDENSPINHVDKLKGDFLIVHGGGDDNVHLQNTMRMVEALIQANKQFDWAIYPDKNHGIFGGNTRLHLYTKMTNFIKEHL; from the coding sequence ATGAGGTTCTCAAAAATTTTAGTTCTGCTTATGATGATGGCAGCTTCTGTTGCGACTTCCCAGAAAAAGAATATCACGCTTGAAGAAATATGGAGCGGAAAATTTAGTCAGCAACACTTACAATCCCTACAATCCCTTAATAATGGTGTTGAATATGTGGTGTTAGATCACGATCCGGATTCCGGTAATTCCAGTGTCGATGTTTATAGTTATAAAACAGGTAAGAAAACCAGAACCTTGGTAGATACTAAAAACCTGGAAGGATTAAAGAGTTTCCAGAATTTTAGTTTAAGCCAGGATGAGAGCAAAATGCTATTGGCTACGGATCCACAACCTATTTATCGAAGATCTTCGAAGTCGATCTTCTACATTTTCGATATAAATTCTAAAAAACTTACAAAACTTAGTGATAAGAAAATTCAGGAGCCCACATTTTCTCCGGATAATTCTAAGATTGCTTACGTTTTTAATAACAATATCTATGTTTATGATGTTGTAGAGAATAGTGAGAAGCAAATTACCAAAGATGGTAAAATCAATAGTATTATTAATGGCGTAACCGATTGGGTTTATGAAGAAGAACTTGGTTTTGTAAAAGCATTTGAGTGGAATAATAAAGGAGATAGAATCGCTTTTTTAAGGTTTGATGAATCTAAAGTTCCAGAGTTTTCTATGGATATCTTTGGAAGTGACTTATATCCAGACCAACAGGTTTTTAAATATCCAAAGGCCGGTGAAGCAAACTCTGATGTTTCCCTGCATATGTATGATGTAGCAACTGAAGCCACGCAGGAAATTGATCTTGGTGATTATTCCGATTTTTATATTCCAAGAATTAAATGGACCAATAAAGATTACATCTTGAGTGCCCAGGTGCTAAACAGGCACCAGGATCAATTAGATTTGATTTTTGTAAATGCGGAGGATCATAGTACTAAAGTTGTGCTTACTGAAAAAGACGAGGCTTATGTAGATGTGACTGATAATCTAACCTTTTTGGAGGACAACAGTTTTATCTGGACAAGCGAACGTGACGGTTATAATCATATCTATTTATATGCTGAAAACGGAAAACTTAAAAATCAGGTAACCAAGGGAAATTGGGAAGTCACTAATTACTATGGTTATGATAAAGAAAGCAATCGCTTATTCTACCAGAGCACAGAAAACGGAAGTGTAAACCGTGATGTTTATTCGATAAAAACAAATGGAAAAGGCAAGAAACGACTGACCGAAAAAACGGGAACAAATAATGCCGATTTCAGTACGGATTTTACTTATTTTATAAATGCGTTTACCAATGTAGAAACTCCTATGGAGTATACGCTTCATCTTGCCAAAAACGGAAAACTGGTACGGGAGATTAAAAACAATGATGAGCTATTGGAAGTTGAAAAACCTTATCATTTCTCGCCTAAAGAATTATCTACACTTCCGGTAAATGGCAACGAGTTGAATATGTGGATCATCAAGCCTTCAGATTTTGATGAATCTAAAAAATATCCGCTATTGATGTTTCAATATTCCGGCCCGGGATCACAATCGGTTTCTAATTCTTATTTCAATACAAATGATTATTGGTATCAATTACTAGCCAATCAGGGATACATTATTGCTTGCGTCGACGGTAGAGGAACTGGTTTTAAAGGAGCCGAATTTAAAAAAGTAACTCAAAATGAACTTGGTAAATATGAGTTAGAAGATCAAATAGCGGCAGCAAAAAAACTTGGCGAACTTGATTATATAGACGCTGACCGAATCGGGATTTGGGGGTGGAGCTTTGGAGGTTTTATGGCCTCTAATGCAATTTTAAAAGGTAATGACATTTTTACTATGGCCATTGCCGTAGCCCCGGTAACAAGTTGGAGGTTCTATGATACGATATATACCGAGCGTTTTATGACCACACCACAGGAGAATGCTTCTGGTTATGATGAAAACTCGCCAATTAATCATGTAGATAAATTAAAAGGTGATTTTTTAATTGTACATGGCGGAGGGGATGATAATGTGCACCTGCAAAATACCATGCGAATGGTAGAGGCCCTTATCCAGGCTAATAAACAATTTGATTGGGCAATTTATCCCGATAAAAATCATGGTATCTTTGGCGGAAATACTAGATTACACCTGTATACCAAAATGACAAACTTTATTAAAGAACATCTTTAA
- a CDS encoding peptide MFS transporter — MANTAPPVNQKEIFGHPAGLYILFFTELWERFSYYGMRALFTLYLVAETTSDNPGFGWTNTEALELYGWYTMLVYVSSIPGGWVADKLLGQKKTVLIGGILLCIGHGILSFESETSFYIGCLFIILGVGGLKPNISSMVGGLYKQGDERRDLGFYIFYMGINIGGFLAPIACGFLAEYYGWHWGFGLAAIGMLLGQVVYMLGQKHLSHVGNLISRKNETDRAILDKPLTSIEKDRVKVLLISFLLIILFWAAFEQAGGLMNLYASEKVDRNLLGIEIPASVFQSVNSFFIITLATLVGSFWYKWKKKGKESSSIFKMAIGLIIMALGFGFMSAASIQYQETGSSGMYWLILAYLFHTIGELCASPVSLSFITKLAPLKYASIIMGMYWAATGLGNKVAGLIGQFAQDLGEFEIFTGILVIWTIIGLLVIAMLKPLKRLTHGAEDAKMEEGIPQETTIE, encoded by the coding sequence ATGGCAAATACCGCACCTCCAGTTAATCAAAAAGAGATTTTTGGACATCCTGCAGGATTATACATTCTTTTTTTTACAGAATTATGGGAGCGCTTCTCTTACTACGGCATGCGTGCCTTGTTTACGCTATACCTTGTTGCTGAAACAACCTCAGATAATCCCGGTTTTGGGTGGACCAACACAGAGGCTTTAGAGCTTTACGGATGGTATACCATGCTTGTTTACGTTTCTTCTATTCCAGGTGGATGGGTGGCTGATAAACTTTTAGGGCAAAAGAAAACTGTTTTGATTGGCGGTATACTCCTATGTATTGGTCACGGAATATTATCATTTGAATCTGAAACTTCTTTCTATATTGGTTGTTTATTTATCATCCTTGGAGTAGGCGGTTTAAAACCAAATATCTCTTCTATGGTAGGTGGATTGTATAAGCAAGGTGATGAACGTAGAGATCTTGGATTCTATATTTTTTATATGGGAATTAATATTGGTGGATTTTTAGCGCCAATTGCCTGTGGGTTTTTAGCTGAATACTATGGATGGCACTGGGGATTTGGCCTTGCAGCGATAGGGATGTTATTAGGACAAGTTGTGTATATGTTAGGGCAAAAGCACCTATCACATGTTGGAAACCTGATTTCCAGAAAAAATGAGACTGATCGTGCAATTTTGGATAAACCTTTAACCTCTATAGAAAAAGACAGGGTAAAGGTATTATTAATTTCGTTTTTATTAATCATTCTATTTTGGGCCGCTTTTGAACAAGCCGGAGGATTAATGAACCTTTATGCATCAGAGAAAGTAGATAGAAATCTTCTGGGGATTGAAATTCCGGCTTCGGTATTTCAATCGGTAAATTCATTTTTCATTATCACATTAGCGACTTTAGTTGGAAGTTTTTGGTATAAATGGAAGAAAAAGGGAAAAGAATCTTCGTCTATATTTAAAATGGCTATAGGTTTAATCATTATGGCATTAGGTTTTGGTTTTATGAGTGCTGCTTCTATACAGTATCAAGAAACAGGGTCTTCAGGAATGTACTGGCTTATTTTAGCTTATTTGTTTCATACTATTGGAGAACTTTGTGCCTCACCGGTATCTCTTTCTTTTATTACCAAATTAGCACCGCTAAAATATGCTTCAATTATTATGGGGATGTACTGGGCAGCAACAGGTTTAGGAAATAAAGTAGCCGGACTTATTGGTCAGTTTGCGCAAGACCTTGGAGAATTTGAAATATTTACCGGGATACTGGTTATTTGGACGATAATTGGCCTACTCGTTATTGCAATGCTGAAACCTTTAAAACGCCTAACTCACGGGGCAGAAGATGCTAAAATGGAAGAAGGCATCCCACAGGAAACAACAATAGAATAA
- a CDS encoding thioredoxin family protein has product MRTLLFIALMIVGAGVQAQEAESKINWMTMNEALEAQKETPKNIIMDAYTDWCGPCKMLDKNTFGHPKVAEFINENYYPVKFNAEGQEEIKYKDEVFANPQYKAELKGKRNSPHEFARALQISGYPSIVFFDEKGELIAPLTGYRTPAQIEIFLKIFAKDEYKKLTTEKAWNEYNENFEPTFSK; this is encoded by the coding sequence ATGAGAACATTACTTTTTATAGCGTTGATGATAGTTGGTGCTGGCGTACAGGCGCAGGAAGCCGAAAGTAAGATCAACTGGATGACGATGAACGAGGCCCTGGAAGCACAAAAAGAAACGCCAAAGAATATTATAATGGATGCCTATACCGATTGGTGCGGGCCTTGCAAAATGCTTGATAAAAACACTTTTGGTCATCCAAAGGTGGCCGAATTTATTAATGAAAATTATTATCCGGTAAAATTTAATGCAGAAGGGCAGGAAGAAATTAAATACAAAGATGAAGTTTTTGCTAATCCGCAATATAAAGCTGAACTAAAAGGAAAAAGAAACAGTCCGCATGAATTTGCCCGGGCTTTACAAATTTCAGGATATCCAAGTATTGTATTTTTCGATGAAAAAGGCGAATTGATTGCACCATTAACCGGTTATAGAACTCCGGCGCAGATCGAAATTTTCCTGAAAATATTCGCAAAAGATGAGTATAAAAAATTAACTACTGAAAAAGCATGGAATGAATACAATGAAAACTTCGAACCTACGTTTAGTAAGTAA